The DNA window CACTTCTACAACAAAGGCAGTGACACCATCACACCAATCATCTGATTGCCATTCTGATGCTTGGCAACAATGGAGGGCGTTGTTCTCGCGCCTTCCGTATTTTCAATCGCTCGTACTTGGTGCATATGCTTCAATTGCAGCATTCAAGCCATGACATGTATTACAGAAGTAGGAATTGGTTGTGCCCAGATTGAGGTGCCAGTGCCACGGCACGGACCTGGGCAACGGTAGAGGCGACAGGCAAGGGCGGTGCGATCGGACCTGGGCAGCCTCCAAGCGACGGGAGCTCCGAAGGTCGCGACGACCGAtgagcgccgcgcccgcgcgggCGGGCATCGAAGATCCACATCAGCTAGACTGCTAGAGCGTGCGGGACGGTTGAGGTTTTACAGGAGGCAGGAAGCGACGGCTAGCTAGATTGGCGAATTCCGGCCAGATTTAATTTAATGTTGAATAATTATCACTCACCAACCGGATCCGTGGCGCAATGGTAGCGCGTCTGACTCCAGATCAGAAGGTTGCGTGTTCGATTCACGTCGGGTTCAAAACCCCGATCCGACTAGATTCCTTTTTGTTTTCTCTGATCATTTTTTCCCCTTCAATGGGAGGAAGTGGTACAGCTAGCTTCTATTATTGTTTTCAGTGATGACCCCGATGACTTTATTTGGACCTTTACCTCAAATAGTGTTTATTCTTCCCAATCTCTCTATAAAGTCATCAATTTTAGCGGAATAACGCCGGTTTACCTCCCTGCAGTCTGGTCCCTAAAAATTCCTCCCAGGGTTCACTTCTTTCTTTGGCTTCTGTCACAGAACAAAGTCCTCGCTAGAGATAATTTAGCAAAGAGAGTAACAGTGGATGATAGAACCTGTCTTTTCTGTTTAGAGGATGAATCAGTTCACCACTTATTTTTTACCTGTGTAGTTGCTAAACAGATGTGGTCAGCTATCTCCGAATGTCTGAATATTGCTTGTGGTGCTGATTTCGAGTCGATAGCAAGAATGTGGCTTAGTAATAAGAAGTTCTGCATTGTTAATATCTTTACCTCTGCTGCCCTGTGGGGGCTATGGAAGCTAAGAAACTATTTATGCTTTCAGAATGGCAGTTGGAAAGATGTTCAGAGTCTGCTCCGAAGGATTTGTGTGATGGTGGAAGCTTGGAAAATCCTCTGCCCAATGGCGATGACCCAAGAGCTAGAGCTCAGGCTTGGAAGCTTGAAGTCGTTGGCAAAAAGACCTGGAAGATTGGCGAACTAGCTGGTGACCTGAAGGATGAGGTGTTCGACTTCCTCCTCAAGAATGGTGCTGACCTCAACCTGAACGACATCCCTGACAAGCTAGTCCACCTGATCGTCGGAGAAGGCGGCAAAGCAGGTCTGCTACCTGATGTCTCCACGGGAGGGGGTCCTGAAGGGGTTGAAGCAAACTGAAGACGTTGTCATGTTCTGTCGCTCACCTGGGCGTGTAATAGCTTAGTTCCTTTTCAGTTTCTGCTTCCTCCTCTGCCATCGTTTTGGCTGCGAGAACTATGCTGTAACAGATGTTTTTGGTCTTTGCTTTAAGTAATAACTGGAAACTCTAAAATAATTTTTCCCCCTTTGTTACAACGTCCAACGGCCCAACCCAATCGGAATAAACCGGCCCAAGGCCTGCCTTTGGCGCCCCCAAACCTAAACCCTCACCACGCTTCTCGATCCTTCCTTTCTCCATCTCCCACTCCCTCTCTCCGACTCCGACCTCCCTCCCTTCCGCATCCGCACGAACAAAGCCGCGCGGGCGAGGAGCCGACGAACCTCCCCGACCTCGAAGCCTCTCCCCTCCGAGCCGCAGCCATGGCGACCGTCATGCAGAAGATCAAGGACATCGAGGATGAGGTAAACTACTGAGGACCCCCACCAGTTCGAGTTCGCGACACTAGGTTCCCAGGTCCCAGTCATCCGTCGCGATGGCCGGTAGATTTGTGCTTCCGAGCGATTACGAATTGTAGGGTGCTAGAAGTAGTAGCTTAGGGGAAGTTTCGAATTGAAATGGTTTTGATGGAAGTCGCTGTGATTGCGACATGCTGCTGGTCTTGCGATTCGATAATCTTCTCGGTTTGGGATGCGGGAAATACTAATTAGAATAACCCGGTTTTAAAATTTTCCCGTTCCGATTTCAAATGTTAGACTTCACCACGAGGAGCCTGTTTGCGTTTTGGTGCGGTGGGATTTGTTGTGTTCATTAGCTGCGAGCTTGGGATTATCTTAGCTGGTATTACTTCTGAGAAGGGAACGATGTTAACCCTAGTTCCTGGACTTATGGGATTTTTCTAGTGAGATTTGTATGACAGTTTAGTCCGCATGGCatccccgccccccccccccctctaaaTAGGTTGAAATGCACCCAGTCTCCTTTGGATCAGAAGGATTGATTTGTTTGCTGATGAATTTATATCAAGCTGTCTAGAACTTATAAGGCTGGCATCTTCAATTGGTTATATGTGGACTTATGGTCAATACTCAATAGTGGCAAGTGGTGGGGCTTCAACGCAAATCTACCATTTATGCTCTGGCTTTGTTTCTTGTTGTTACATTGTTGGATTTGCTTGCTTTCTAGTATGTCTCTGATGCGAAGCTGAAGGTTTTAGGTCAACACTAATATGTGCGCTGCATAGTTGCAGCTTGTGTTCCATGGTGATAATTTATGATTTCCACTTCCTGCATTTGTTGAATGGGTACACATGTTAGTTGGTATCTCAGTTTTTGAATTATACTTCTATACTTCATGTTTGGAATTGAAAATTTATTCTCGTCAATCTCCTGAGGTCCTATTGCTGTTTTTGAAGGGCTATGATAGGCATATTTGATCAGTTTCTGATCTCTAAACTGATGTTGCCTGCTTTTCTTTGACTATATTCAGATGGCAAGGACGCAGAAGAACAAAGCCACTGCCCACCATCTTGGTCTTCTGAAGGTGGTGTTTAAACTGTCCTCTTATCTTTCTTTCAAAACACTGACCTATGTGATTATCTGTCATGCACTTTATTATATCACATGCTGTAGTCTTCCAGGTTGCCTAACTCCAAAGAAACTGTGACAGTTAAGCTGTTTTTGCAATTCATGTGTTTACAATTATGAACATTCCAATACTAAATATTGTCATTTGATATTTATGAGACTGTCCTTTTGTTCAGCTGTTTTTTTAGTATGTCAACAGAGTTTATTTTAATAGGTGTTGTTCATTTGGCCAGGCTAAACTTGCAAAATTACGGCGAGAGTTGCTCACTCCAACATCCAAAGGGGGTGGTGGTGCAGGTGAAGGATTTGATGTCACGAAGAGTGGAGATGCACGTGTTGGTTTAGTCGGTTTTCCCTCTGTTGGGAAATCAACATTGCTGAACAAGTTGACAGGAACATTTTCTGAGGTTTGCTGCCCCAATTCCTTTTGCTTACGTTTAAGTAATTAATTATGGTTTATCCAGATTTAGCTGCACACCTTCTGTATTAGATAAGGGAATACCCAGTGTCATACCTTGCAATCGCCCTAAAAAATGCCATACCTTGCACAATGTTTTGATTATACCGTATAATCCTATGGATATGCTCCCAAGGACCATGCATACATGTTAGCTTGAGGAAGCATTTAGTCTGATTTTTGTTTCAGTTATACATGCAAATTCTAGATTTAATGGCTTATTCCTTTCATTTCGGAAATTGGAGTTGTTAGAAAAGAAGTCATTTCAGACTTACTGCTCTTCCCGACCTTTCTATGGTCCAATATTTCCTTACCACCATTATGTACTTAATGAATGTTTTTGTTCCTTTTCTGTTTGAAAAGGTTGCTGCCTACGAGTTTACAACTTTAACATGCATTCCTGGAGTCATCATGTATAAAGGTGCCAAGATCCAGGTAATTGTTTTCATTCGGATTGGAAACTAGAAGTTTCTCTGGGCATGTTTGATCTTGAATAATGTTTGGTTGTTCATTTCAGCTTCTTGATCTTCCAGGGATCATTGAAGGTGCTAAAGATGGAAAGGGTAGAGGAAGGCAGGTAATATTTCAAGTTCCAAAAGTTTCTTGGCGCAAAATCTGCCTTGAAATTAACCTGATTGCAAGAAAAAACTTTCCTTTCGCATGGATCAAACTATCCTATCTGATTTATATGGGCATATATGGGCTTAACTGGGTTATTGCATAGTATGCAAGAACTGTTGTATACTTACAATATTTCATGTGATGTTCATATGAACAATGACCATGTGGATATTCTGGAATTCATCTAAGCATCTACCTATTGGACAATCATCTGTGGCTAAAATTCTATACACAATCTCGCACAAGCACTTCTTCTATCAGAACTATTTTTTGAAATTTGAAGACCCCTGTAGTAATCATTAGTATATTTTCACTTTCTAGTTGAGAATGCTTAGCTATACTTTGTTTGGGAAACTAGCTATGTTTTCGAAAGTACCAGTGCAAGTAACTAGCTATGTTCTTTAAGATACCAGAGGCTGAATGAGTATTTGTCCTGGATAGCCTGTGTTGTAATTTAAGTGAGTTTTTCTAGTTTAAAAAATGATAATGTGTTGTCTAATTTGCGGATTATTAATGTTGTGGCATCTGGTCTTATTTACCATTTTACGCTACTATGCTTATATCTTTCACTAAGGATTAGTTTCTATGATCTTACATGCTTTAGTTTTCTCCACACCAGTGCTTCTCCCCCACATAAAATAGTGGCATTGAACACTACTGTCTTAGAACTGCATGTGCTATTCCCTTTTCTATGCATTCTGGATTTTTCATTTCTCCTTAGCTTAATAGTATCTTTGATCCCAGGTTATCAGCACGGCTAGGACATGCAATGTTATTTTGATTGTTCTTGATGCTATAAAACCAATAACGCACAAGCGACTCATTGAGAAGGAACTTGAGGGATTTGGCATTAGGTAAGTTTTCAATAATGATACTTTTGACAACTACTAGTGTATCATACCTGTAGACAGCTTGGACATAGTGCTCTTGTAGTGTTTTCTTTGTTCGCACTTCTATGACATCAACTTGCCATTAGCAGCTCCCTACATTGCTTGGCTGTTTTTCCCTGGGTGTTCCGCTCACATTTATCCAATTGCATCAAGGGTACCCTTGTCTGCTGATTCATGCCAAAGTCTGTGGCTTCCGTGTTATCATGTTCATTTTACTACAATGGTCTATTATGATTTGTGCCCCTTTGCTTTTCTTGACTGATTCCAGTTGTTTTCAGAGTTAATTTTTTTGTACCCTATATTATTACCCACTGAAAGAAGTTTTAAACTCTTTGCTCTTTTCATTGGTGGTAGGTTGAACAAGACACCACCCAATTTGACATTCAGAAAAAAGGACAAGGGTGGAATCAACTTTACATCAACAGTGACAAACACACACTTGGACCTTGAGACAGTAAAAGCCATCTGTAGTGAGTACAGGATCCATAATGCCGATGTGTCCCTGAGATATGACGCAACAGCAGATGATCTCATAGATGTAATTGAAGGAAGCCGCATTTACACACCTTGCATCTATGTTGTCAACAAGATTGATCAGATTACACTTGAGGAGCTGGAAATCTTGGACAAGCTTCCCCATTACTGCCCAATTAGGTGAATGTTTACCTGGTATCTTGCTATGTTTGGTTCTCTTGATTTTCCTGCAACAGCTAAACCACTTTCTTTGTTTTTCTCTTTTAAATTGCTTACAGTGCTCATCTTGAGTGGAATCTTGATGGACTTCTGGAGAAGATATGGGAATACTTGGATTTGGTTAGGATATACACAAAACCGAAAGGGCTGAACCCAGATTATGAGGATCCTGTTATTGTGTCTTCGAAGAAGAAAACAGTGGAAGACTTCTGCAACAGAATCCACAAGGATATGGTGAAGCAATTTAAATAGTGAGTGCAGTCATGTTGAGTCTTTGCAAAATATTTATTTACTCACTTTTCAATCtcacaacaaatggcacaaaaCCTTGCAGTGCTCTGGTATGGGGTTCCAGCGTCAAACATAAGCCACAGAGAGTTGGCAAGGTATGCATTCAGCCAGCATTATGTTGCATTGCGTCAGGTCAGGTGTTAGGTTCCGGCACTGATTCATAACACGTATGTGCAGGAGCATGAGCTTGAGGATGAGGATGTTGTCCAGATCATTAAGAAAATATAGGTATACAGTGGAATGGCAGCTGTTTACAAAACGGGAAGGAGAGATGAGGATTTTGAGTAGTTGCCTCATGGGAAGATCTTGAATGCCGTTTTTGCTTGCTGTGATGGTCATATATCCTTGGTTCACCTATACTGCGTTGAACAAAAGACAATGTAGACATGTTTTATTTTGCCGCAAGTCATGTAGCTATGGTGTTCTCTTTGCTTGGTGCCATGTGGAGTTAGTGAGTCACCAATGTACCAAGTGTCCTGCCACTACCGTCGAACACATGGAGAGATGCTCTCCATATCTTTAGAGGATGATGATAAGATGATTCCTGTACTGCAAAGTGTTCCTGctttgttaggtgtacctttTCTAGTGTATCACTAGTGTCACAGCTTCGTTTGTACGTACATTTTGAAATGATATTGCTGTATGAGCTCATTAGTGGTAGATTCCTTATTATCCTGGTGATGATATGATAAAAGGACGCGAGGATGAGTTGGTGCAGTTAATATTTAGATCTGGTCGTAATTGCAGATAGCATGCCTGAGTTTGTTGCATGTCTGATGGTGATTGTCGTAGTGCTATTTGCTAGCAGTAATTTATTATTATAATTGTTAATGATTTGACTCTGATCCTAATCCTGTGAAGTGTAATGGAGAATTGGAGATGATGGGTTGCGAGGGTCCAACGAAATAGAACATGCGAAGTGTACGGAGTGTTGCATGTGACGGTGCCCTGCCCTATTGTGATTTGCGAGTTGTTAAGGTGGTCGTTGAGGTGGGGTTGCAAGACGAGCTGGACGAGCATGTTCCCCTGAATGATTGGTTTCCGCGTTCTTCGTGTTTATCCGGGCGTAGTAGATCTGGGTTTGGTATTGCCTTTTGTGACTTGTCCTGCCTCGGGAGGACACTGTTCATCCGAGTCATTTGATCCAGTGTTTGGCCCATGTTATCATGGTGGCATTTGACTTGATATAAATATCGCCAAATGGGTATGCCAAATTGGTGACTATCACAACAGTACATTGCCTCACATGGAACATCTGGCTCAACAGGAGAATGTTATGTGCAATGTTAACATCAGGGTGTACAAAAGGAGAAGGGGGCACGTCTTTCCTGTCACTGCTTCACACGTCGTGATTGTCCTCTGGGGCCGTGGGAACTAGGAACTGAGCGTAGCCATTTCGATTGTCTTCCTTCAAGTTCTTTACTTTCTTTAGAAAAATCATTTGGTACCAAAAAAAAACCCCTCAATAAACAAGGAATGTCTACATGCTATGCAATAATTCTTCTACTCTGGCACCTTCCCAGACCGAAAGGGAGGACAGCAGGGCCAAGAGGAAGCTCTTAAAGCGTCAGCTTTTCTTCCATTCCATTTGGTTTCTTGGTTCCTCTGTTAAAAAACATCTTTTGCACATCATTAGCTGATCCTTCTGAGTTCTGAGCAAAAGACAAATCCCTTTTGCGCCCTCTGCTATTTCGCCATTTCTGTTCGTCCCATCAGACCAAATCCCCATCCCCCCAACCGGGCGTGCCGTGTGCATCACTGAACAAGAACACGACCTGTTCCTGTTCCCTAGATCTGCGTGGAGGCGGCGTGGAGCCTGAATCCGGCAAAAGGGTTCGCGGTTGGTTGGCCGGAGCGCCCGAGCCCGCCGTCAAAATCCAAGCTTGCCGCCCGAGcggccgtgcgccgccgccgtcttcctgcGGTGTCAGGGAGCGGGCAAGGTCGGCGGAGATGGTGCCGTGGGAAGGGTACGTGAGCGACGAGACGATGGGCACCTTCGCGCCCATCGTGCTCTACTGGGTGTACGCTGGCGGCTACCAGCTTATCCTGCACCGCCGGCCGCTCGAGCGGTACAGGCTCCACACGCGGgctgaggaggaggagaagaaccTCGTCAGCCTCCCCGCCGTCGTCCGCGGCGTGCTCCTGCAGCAGCTCGTGCAGGCCATCGTCGCGATGATCTTGTTCATGGTAAGCAGATAGCCGGCTTTGTACAATTGTCAATTTTGTTCAATTGCATCGTTAAGTTCAATTAGTTGTGTTGCCACGGAGATGAACAAAACGGAGGTCAGAATCAGTCAGTCAATGCAGATTACGTTATATTGATAGCCTTCTTGTTGAGAGGTAGTTCATGTCTTACTGACGCGTTGCCAAATTGTTCTTGGTAGCTTTTGTTTTCCACCATGTATGTTTGCAATTTAAACGAATGAACAAATATAGGTGCCACCATGCTGCCATTATTGTCTGAATACAATGGAAAATGATTGACAAGTCAAAAACAATTGGAAACATTTGGAAATAAGGGTCACTTCTTTTGCCTTTTTCATGATGACTCTTAAGGTAGTTTAGGCTGGAACTGAACTGACTGAACAAAGGAAGTTCTGCAAATTAGGGGCTTGGACATGTTGAAGGCAAGCACCTACAGTTAGTATATAGGTTGTCATAGACTCATATCCATATAAGCAGTCTGTTTGCTTTAGCATTTTTTGTACATCGAAGATTCATATGGCAAATATGTTTACTACTATCCTTGGTAAGTGAGTATATTTCCTTCTTTGTTTCCCTTCACTTGGCCTTTGCTTTTCTGCTTCTACATTTAATTTTGTATTTATTACACTGGCTACTGGTTAGCTACTGGTTAGCTAAGTCCATATAATAAATTCCTTTACTATTGTTGTTTAGAGATAGTAGTCTGTACATTAGAGGACTTCCCTGCCTTTGGTTTTATAAACCCTGATGGAAATCGTTTGGAACTGGTAGTTCATTTTTCTATTTCTGTAGTACTGTCTCAACCTTGATGCTCGAACCTTTTACTTTGCATACTTGGACTTGTTTGATCTGTAAATATCCACATACTCTTCGTTCCGCCCCAAGTCCAATTCCCAACCCCTATCTG is part of the Panicum hallii strain FIL2 chromosome 2, PHallii_v3.1, whole genome shotgun sequence genome and encodes:
- the LOC112882836 gene encoding developmentally-regulated G-protein 3, coding for MATVMQKIKDIEDEMARTQKNKATAHHLGLLKAKLAKLRRELLTPTSKGGGGAGEGFDVTKSGDARVGLVGFPSVGKSTLLNKLTGTFSEVAAYEFTTLTCIPGVIMYKGAKIQLLDLPGIIEGAKDGKGRGRQVISTARTCNVILIVLDAIKPITHKRLIEKELEGFGIRLNKTPPNLTFRKKDKGGINFTSTVTNTHLDLETVKAICSEYRIHNADVSLRYDATADDLIDVIEGSRIYTPCIYVVNKIDQITLEELEILDKLPHYCPISAHLEWNLDGLLEKIWEYLDLVRIYTKPKGLNPDYEDPVIVSSKKKTVEDFCNRIHKDMVKQFKYALVWGSSVKHKPQRVGKEHELEDEDVVQIIKKI